GCATTGTTGATCGCCGAGAGGATCTTGGCTCGGTTACGCACGATGCCGCTGTCCGCCAGCAGCCGCGCCACCTCCGGCTCGCCGTAAGCCGCCACGCGGTGGAAATCAAAGCCCTCAAACGCGCGGCGGAAGTTGTCGCGCTTGTTATAGATAAGCTGCCAGGACATGCCGGAGTGAAACCCCTCCAGACACACCTTCTCAAACAGCAGCCGATCGTCCACCACCGGGCGTCCCCACTCGTGGTCGTGATAGTCCGGCATCTGCGCCTGCCAGGCACAGCATACCTGACCATCGGCGGTGGTAATCAGCCCCTGCTGGCGCAAACCGTCGTCGCGATCGGTCAAAATTTGAAACTGTTTCTCAGACATATTCCCGCCTCTTTGCGTCAACAACCCATTGCTGAAAGCCGCTGTGTGATGCACGCAAAAAGCGGCAGCTCCCCCATCGCGACTTCAGCCACTGCTCGTTGCGGACAAGTGCCTCCCCGTTAGCAGTGCTATACCTAAGCATCCGACAATCGGGCATTTGGATTTCCGTGCGGCCATCCGCTATTTTTACCGCATTGCTGGCGACATCCGCCGGTACTCTTCGACGAAAAGGGCCTGTACAGCTATGAGCAATAACGATTATCAGCCAGCAAAAGTCTGGAGCGAAAACAAAGGCACCGGCGGCACCTGGGGCAGTATCAACCGCCCGACCGCCGGCGCGCGTCACGACGCCACGTTGCCGCAGGGCAGGCACCCGCTGCAGCTCTACTCGCTGGGCACGCCAAACGGCCAGAAGGTGACCATCCTGCTGGAGGAGCTGCTGGCGCTGAACGTTAACGGTGCGGAGTATGACGCGCACCTGGTGCGTATTGGTGAAAGCGAGCAGTTCTCGTCGGGCTTTGTGGCGGTCAACCCTAACTCGAAGATCCCGGCGCTGCTGGACACCAGCGCACAGCCGGCAATTCGCGTGTTTGAATCTGGCGCGATCCTGCTCTATCTGGCGGAGAAATTCGGCCATTTCCTGCCAAAAGACGCGGCGAAGCGCACCGAAACGCTGAACTGGCTGTTCTGGCTGCAGGGCGCGGCCCCTTACGTCGGCGGCGGCTTCGGCCACTTCTATCACTATGCGCCGGTGAAGATCGAGTACGCCATTGACCGCTTTACCCTGGAGGCCAAGCGCCAGCTGGACCTGCTGGACAAACAGCTGGCTGAACACCGCTATATTGCCGGCGATGAGTACACCATAGCCGATATCGCCATCTGGCCGTGGTACGGCGCGCTGGTGCAGGGTCTGCTGTACGAGGCCGGTGAGTTTATTGATGCCGCCTCGTATAAAAACCTGCTGCGCTGGGCGGATGAGATTGCGCAGCGCCCGGCGGTCAAACGCGGGCGCATCGTCAACCGTACCTGGGGAGACGTGCAGCTGGCCGAACGCCACGCTGCGTCCGATTTCGACGCGCTGGGGCTGTAAAATCTACGCGAGCAGCTTCTCCTGCAGCTCGCTCAGTGAAGCAACCTGCCAGGTCGGCGCGATGGTGTCCCGCGCCGGCTTGCCGTCAGCGTTCAGCCAGCAGGTGGCAAGGCCGGCGTTGATGCCGCCGAGAATGTCCGAATCCGGATTATCACCGACCATCAGCACGCGATCGCGCGGCGGGTTGCCCATTTCACTGAGCGCGTAGTCGAAAATCGCC
This portion of the Erwinia sp. E602 genome encodes:
- the yghU gene encoding glutathione-dependent disulfide-bond oxidoreductase translates to MSNNDYQPAKVWSENKGTGGTWGSINRPTAGARHDATLPQGRHPLQLYSLGTPNGQKVTILLEELLALNVNGAEYDAHLVRIGESEQFSSGFVAVNPNSKIPALLDTSAQPAIRVFESGAILLYLAEKFGHFLPKDAAKRTETLNWLFWLQGAAPYVGGGFGHFYHYAPVKIEYAIDRFTLEAKRQLDLLDKQLAEHRYIAGDEYTIADIAIWPWYGALVQGLLYEAGEFIDAASYKNLLRWADEIAQRPAVKRGRIVNRTWGDVQLAERHAASDFDALGL
- a CDS encoding DNA-3-methyladenine glycosylase I, with translation MSEKQFQILTDRDDGLRQQGLITTADGQVCCAWQAQMPDYHDHEWGRPVVDDRLLFEKVCLEGFHSGMSWQLIYNKRDNFRRAFEGFDFHRVAAYGEPEVARLLADSGIVRNRAKILSAINNAQRAIELQEEAGSLAAWFWQFEPTAQQRPASVDLHYWQQVKTSPQAEAMSKALKKRGWSWVGPVTAYSLMQALGLVNDHLDGCCRRVECEAERSQLMRPG